The DNA region gttttagattttagaggacagaaaaataagatatatgtgttttttttttatagcaccCCTGAAATTTCATGAGAATAAGTGGTGCCATccttcgattgctttggttttagGAACAGGTGAAAATCTTacaactttgaggggtggtctCACCtcccaaacatgcaaacaggccaaaatctATCTACAATACACCTACACACTCTCATATTCAAACGATTGCTTTATCATTTCTCGTTGATACATTTGATttgttttttacttttcagacaAGGAATTCATTTGCCGTATACGCTGGACAGAATCACCATCTAAAATGGTATATGTACCAAATCGACCTCAACCAATGGATAATGTAATACGTATTAAAATGATGGGTACTTGTTCTTTCTTGTTCGTAGAAATTCAGATTTCTAGGTGACGGAGACTGTCCCGATTGGCTTCTAGCGGAAATCAACACGTTATCGCGCATGGTATGAGTTTCGAGTTTCAACACGAATAGACGTATGAATTCGATTAAATTCCATCTGTCCATTCACGATTTTATCACAGCTCTCTGTTTTCGCAGACATCTATCAAGATTAGAATGTTGGGGCAAACAGTTGCAAAGTATCTTACAGAAGGAGAACTGGAAGTAAGTGAAACTTTATTTGTCACCTATTTTTCTTGAATCGTATCATCACGATCAAAATATGATAATGCACTATTGGCTGACATGGCAGCATGCGTTAACGCCCAACTAaacgaatgaaattttttaaaccacgCATCTTTCATTATATCAACTTTAATGACTATTGTTGCTTTCTCTTGTGTTCCTTCCTTTCAGGAAGAAAAAGTTAAGAAGATTACCCAAGATGCTAAAGTAGGTGAGCGTAACTTTATTACCTTCAAATCAATTATCCGATAGTGGAAAATTTCACGGggatatgtataatattataatcTAATTAATATAGAaagtttaaggggtgattctacgtGGTAAAATCAGATAAAAATCAAGAATTACGAAATTCCGTTTCAGGCTTCGTATCTGAGTTTTAATAATCGTTCAGGGACTTGATACACTTGCATACATAGTATTGTTGGACCATGTTTGTACATAGGTAGTCCAAGTCCCTCGCGTCAGACGCTTTTTACATACGCGTATCTTCAACTTTCTGACACCTTGTCGCATccaaacaccctgtacatgtacAGGTAGCAGATAATTTCACTGATACATACCTATATTAGGTAGGTACATAATGTCTGAACCGTACGATCAAgtataggtctgggttaggtacaaAGAAAAGTCTGCATTAccgttcttttattattttgcttgTATGATTCTTTTCCAAGAGCTCAACGACACAAAGGCTATGGTAGCAGCCCTCGAATTGATCTTTACATCGTCAGCTCGATACGGAGTATCTGCCACTGATTTAAGTAGCGAACTGCAACAGCTTGGTCTCCCTCGAGAGCATAGCGCAGCAATTGCCAGACTGCATACAGAATATTCTTCGCAAATCACAGTTGCTCTGTCTTCGCAGTCTTTGAGAGGTAGGATCAGAATGAAAGCCAGTCGCATGTTAATGTTAACGTCGCGCTCTTTCACCTCCCATATTTTTcgtatctatctatctatctatctatctatctgtaAGTTTGAGAAACTTTAACATATCAGAGCTAGAAAGACGCGTTGCCTAACAAACCATGCGCAGCCTAAAAAACATTTTGCCGAAGGTTTGTCAAACCGCGTACTTTAGACAAACCTGCTAAGTTGCACCGatactacttacaattagtcgcaTAATTGCCAGCCAATATACGTATGTAGATATGTTATTTGCGAGGTAATAACAGTGAAATTTTGGCAGTCAGTCAACTATCGTCGATCCAAGTCATGCCTTGCGACGAGTCGTCACCATTTTCAACCATCTCtctcaaattgaagaaattagGTGGCAACGGagaaaattctatcattaatatctCTAAGGAGGACGTACAAGTTCTACTAACAGGTGAGCAGCATGGGCAGCTGACTCGGAGCATGTAAAAACTacctacctattttttatctctcTTAAAGAATTACGGAGAGCAAAGTCATTAATGGAGACCCTTTGAAAACTGCTACGATCAACAGGGAGGAGTCTATCGACTCGAAGAACAGTGTAGTATCTATGTGTTTTACGACGTAACAATGTACTACTTTATTCATAATTTACTGTATTTTCTTCCCTACCGAGAATACACTTTTCAACTATAACAAATACAAAAATCTGTTATTATTACCGACAGCTACCAAATAATTACCAAAGCGTTTTCTAACGTCGAGTACCTACGTATTAGGAAATTTATTCCCGGACTTGTGTGTTTCATCATGTTTCATACATTATCTACAATTTTGTCCTTTTATTGCGAATCAAACACAAAATAAACATGTACCGCAACATGCAGGGTAGGTACGAGGAGATGCATACATACCTTTGTATTAACAGTAATTTCACGTTTTAAGGtataatgtatatttattatatcatCATTTTTGTCATATAGCATAACATTGTTATTcctatgttaataataataataataataataataataataataataataataataataattataattataataataataataatcatcatcatcatcatcatcatcatcatcatcatcatagCACCATGAACACTCCAcagtaagtttttttaattcgttATTCGAACAGCGCGACGCGCCGAAGCGCTTCAAGGGGTGAGAACCACGATTTTTAGGATGGAGTCGTGAAAAATTACAATCGCTCCATGTTTGTGGTGCAATCTTCGTTAAGGACAATAGACCCGTTTGTGAATGACTAGATGATTTTAACATTAGTAAACGAGACTTTCTGACTAGAACCTTAACCTGTTTTAACTTGTGCACGGAGTACATAACTTACATGTACCTATTACCCTTGATCACATCCATCAATGCTTTGAAATATCGATTGGTTCCTTTAAAAGACTCTTCTTGTCTCGGTGTTAGAACCGAACGAAAAATTTTGATTCACCGCCTGTTTGCATTTCCTTTAGTCGGATACGTggattattgagaaaaaaaactttGACCGACTTTCCCAAGttgatttttaaatgaaatcgtaTGACTGTTCTCACGCCCGTTAAGCACCACGGTTTAGGCATTCGTACAGGTGTTGGGGCTGACATTTCGCAAATCTTTGTCGCTCTTTCTTTTCACAAAATTCAACTTGCTTCTATTTCCATTGCCTTTGCATTACACGCATAggtatactatgtatatttgCGCGCGTgcgtaataatattttttctcttctcgCCATCATATTTGTTCTGAACTGTTTTAATCAAAGTTCGtgcttaaaatttatatccttTCCTTTTCCCATTTAAATCCGTTCCTCTCTTTGTCGTCTTCTACTTGTTCTTCTCATAAACTCGTTGGCTTGTATCTACCCTTAACCATTCATCTTGATTTATCACTCGACAATAGCTTCATTatgtatattcatttattttattttcgttaatttcaatttcataaATTTAACATCCTACCTAAATAGCTGGTCTTTATAACTTGTCAATAAataatagatacataaatacataGGTACATGCTTCATCGCCATCATTTGTATACGTTCTTATCTTTGCATTTACAACGATCAATGAGAACGAAAACGACGATAATAATGACGATAGTTGTGGAACCAACAACAATAAAGAACAATGATAGTACCAGCGGCAGTGGTAGTAACGCTAATAATATGTAGTATTAAGAAAAGTAATAACGTTAACGATGAGGGGTACCACCAGCGGTAGTAGTGACAACAATAGTATATGCACAAATGTTAGTTTTCGATTGATTATGCGCACTTTAGATTCAAATAGGTGTACATGGAACACCGTTAATgcccccgcgcgcgcgcgtgtggtgtgtgtgtgtgtgtgtgtgtgtgtgtacgctTTTATTCTTATAGTAGTATGACAGTTTTTTTGTTGCAAAGTATTATCTAGAAATCACGTTCATTATATTATCTAATAACGATCCCGATCATGTTCATATTCATGGTTATCGTCATCGTTATCGCCATCATTATTGTGATCATTTTCACTGTCATTGCCGTTTCCATTTCTattgtcatcgtcgtcgtcgtcgtcgtcactgtcactgtcactgtcactgtcactgtcactgtcaccaTCACCATCATTCAAGTTGTAACATGTAGTCATTGACTGTTGTTGCTCGGGTACAATTAGTCTCATATCTCGCGACTGTAAGGAAATTTGTTACCTATTCAAGAGACAAGTAAGTACAAAAAAACTCAACAGATTACAGTTTCTCCACGATGAGGAGACCTTTTACAATCCAGTCTATCGCGAAATAACAGCAATGGATGGAGATAATATCAGAACCAGGGTATGTTTCGACAATCGAGAGGAGTAGGGTTATTCATTGACCATTATCATTTGGTATAATTGTAAGCTCAAAGTGGTGCGCCTATTAAATTCATAGTTGTTCCTATATCTCAGAGGTGGCACACATATATCTGactgttgcaaatgaaatattTCGCGGCTAAAAACATCCTACAAACGGGTTTGTAGTAGAGACTGCCGACTCTGTAGCGTGCCGCCTTGAACGGACTAGGTATTTGGGTACCTACGTACCGTTTGTATCGGGAGGTTTAAAGAGCTTTTCGCTGGAATTAAATTATCAAACGTGGACATTGCCCATTGGATGGATGATGTTTTAATTTCTCGCCACCTCGACTCGACTTTGGACACTTTCCTGTCTTGGCCATGACAAAGGGAATCCCTTCGGGAGATTACaccatttaatttatttcttcaccTGTCGCGATTGGAAAAAGACTCGAAAAACTTTTCGAAATGGAGTATTCACATTTGCATTCTGTAATAGCACGTCACTCTATGCTTTTTCCGTCTAATCTAATCGACGCGCGACGGTCATCGAAGCTCGTACTTGATTCATCGAAACTCACGGTTTTGTATCTCTATTCTCTATACGACACGGATAATTCCTATCTAGTACCATccgatgtatgtatgtatgtatatatgtatgtatgtatgtacgtacgtaCGCAAGTATGTATATTATCGTTTATCTATGCACGAGTAGATACATGTACCTACATATGTCGAGAAATGTTGACCGTTAATTGCAACGATAACGAATTATTGTTGAGTGCGAGTCAGatcgttgaagctgaaattgacaCCTACATACCTACGTATGTATCGGCTTGCCAGAGATTCGAGTAGTAGACAGTcattttttttccctcttcttctccttctttcttTATCAGATTGCCGAGTTACTTGTAGGTACAGGATCCCACGGTTTCGATATTTCTACCTTCTGTTCCTAAAGATCTTTCTGAAAATCCGTCGCCGTCACGAAACAGAAAAGTGAGAAGGAGGAGCGAGGAAAGAGACGCAGCTACGTATCTCGATGGAGGATAATTATCGTGTTACTCCGAGCAAGCCAGGTCGAAGCTCGGACATAAAAATGGCTCCTTTAGGAATCTCTGAAGTTGCAGGAGTCGGGTTAGCGGGGATTAGTAGGGAGGGACGGTTACGCCTGTGTCGTGTGTAAATGAGCCCGAAAACGAAGCAATGGTGAATAATATTCTGAACTCCGCTCAGAACTCGACTATTACGGCTGAGCAGGCTGCCAATCCCTAGAATTCGAGTCTATAGGCACTGCAGCTTGTCTCGTGGTCCTGAAGATTGATGGTACATCGGGATGCCGAAGGTGAGAGGTCGATGCGATTCGCAGCGAGAGCCTCTTCGTTATCGGCCACCCAATAACCCAAAGTGTCCGTGTCGTAAGTTGGTATCATAGTTACCTCTAAACAATAAACAATGAACCGATTAGAAACTATGCGACGATTATATAGCTACTTAGAATTAGTTAAGAGAACATACCGAGATCCTTGTCTTCCCAAGTTCTCTTGGCTTCTAGCAATGCGTCGTATActtctcggctcggctcggtacCACTGAATACGTAATATCTCGCCCGAATTCGTTTGAAAAATTCCAACGATGTGTAATATGAGTTTCCGTGATGGGGAACGTATGTCAGATCCATATACACCGGTTGAATCTTATTCCGGGAGTCTTTCATCTTTTTCTCATTCTTTCCTGGACTTTCCGAGCGTTTCTTATTCTTAAGATTCTCGGACAAAATCTTTCGCGCttgtttcttctcttttttcggCGTTCCCGGAGTCCCCTTGTTTGAAATTTCATTGGTCGTAGGAGCTGGAGAAGGTAGCCTGAGCGGTTCGCCCCAGTCTTTGGTGGGATCGAACACTGCCCCGAGATCGGATGTCTGTATCGCCGCCGCACACTTCAAGTTAAATTTCTGCGGTGGTTTAGGCGACGGAAGACCTAACGGAGTTCCCCAACCGTCCAGTGGATCCTTCTTCGAGTCAGCTGCCGTATCCTCGCTACTCTCGCCCGCCCTGCCATCGGACATTTCTTGCCGTACACTTCCATTCGTGTATCTCGGCGACATCCCTCTACCGAGCGTTTCAGGTGGCTCTTTCATTTCTTTACGTTCCATTAGAGCTTTCTCAAAGTCCAGATCGGCTTCGTCAACGTACTTCTTTGCATCCGCTTTCTCCTCGTAACCGCCAGCATACTCCTTCTCCACCGTAAACCTTTTAAACGTATAATCAGCCTGTTGTATCGGAATAGGATCGCTACTTTTACGCATACTATCTACGTCCTCTTGGAATGTCTTCATGGCACTGATTTCAGGCGGAACAGCGGGTAGCTCGCCATAAAAACTACTGCTCATGGCAGCTGCGGAGAATCCTACCGATATTTCTTCCTTTCCGATGCTCTGCTCGAGTTGCCGACTCGTCCCGGCGGATTGTCCTACGCCTACGTCTACGCCACCATCGTCGGAACGACTTTGCTGTTCCTTCGCGCTACCATGCGGCCCACCCTCTAACTCGGACGACTTTATACTATCGATAATGCTACTGATCGCTGATTCGGCCGCATCCCTACTAGGCAAATATTCATCTACCTTAACGTCCACTTTTTCCGCCAACACTACTGTCTCGCCTTTCTCGTTGGTTGTTTCAGTAACTTCTCGGGTTGTCGTCACAATCTCACCATCGTCCGAGACTGTTTTCGTCGTGGTGATGATCGTTCTTATTATCTCGCCCGATCGAAAACCTTCCGGTGTTCCTGTCAAGGATCTGCTTTCGGGTTTTCTGTCGGGCGTAGACCTTCCAGATGGATGCAGTTGAATGCCGCCACTACTGTCGCAAGTAATATCGCGTACAAGAGGGGACGCTGGGCGTTTATCCTTTTGCGCAACTATATCCTTCCCATCTCTTTCCATTGTCTTCTTGTCTTCTTCTCTCTCGGTCTCGCTACCCTCGTCCGCTCGGCGATGCGACGTAATCATCGATTCTCCACCAAATACTTgaccctcgtcgtcgtcgtctttctGTGTCTCAGTTCTTATCGTTTCAATCATTTTCGCACATTGCTCTCTACCCTCGACCTCTGTTATGATATCACGCTCGATTACGCTTCCCGTTACAACTGGTTCGCGTTGCTCGATAATTTCTCGTTTTATAATCTTTCGAATGGTGATTTCGGGGTCGCCTTCGTCCGAAATGATCTGTTTCCTGATTGTTTCCGTGAGAATTTCGGGCTCTTGTTGCTCCACCACTTCTCGTTTTATAATCTTTCGAATGGTGATTTCGGGGTCGCCTTCGTCCGAAATGATCTGTTTCCTGATTGTTTCCGTGAGAATTTCGGGCTCTTGTTGCtccaccacttctcgctttaTAATCTTTTTCACATCGTATTTTATAATACCCGCCGCCGCGTCGGATTCCAATACACCCGCAACTCTCTCACCATCTGCCGAGCGGCCAATTTTGCTTTCCTTCAACAATGCGTCAACTGTTTGTGTTTCACTCTCTGTAGCGTGCGTATCGGCTGCTTTACCACCAATGtatttatcttctattctttcaaCGGTGGATGCTGTAGGCTCTGAGGTTGAGTCCGGTGTCCCGTCACGTGTCATATCT from Andrena cerasifolii isolate SP2316 chromosome 13, iyAndCera1_principal, whole genome shotgun sequence includes:
- the LOC143376113 gene encoding COMM domain-containing protein 4, giving the protein MKFRFLGDGDCPDWLLAEINTLSRMTSIKIRMLGQTVAKYLTEGELEEEKVKKITQDAKVELNDTKAMVAALELIFTSSARYGVSATDLSSELQQLGLPREHSAAIARLHTEYSSQITVALSSQSLRVSQLSSIQVMPCDESSPFSTISLKLKKLGGNGENSIINISKEDVQVLLTELRRAKSLMETL